A section of the Gimesia sp. genome encodes:
- a CDS encoding DUF1501 domain-containing protein yields MTEMTTGGMCAPHLLNRRQAMQIGVGLFGLNLPQLLQAKQSDGKESGKQDISCIFIFLAGGPSHFETFDPKPEAPAEIRGPWKPIDTNVPGIQICEKLPLLAQRMDKVALIRSWQGKSGSHSTGSQHVASGFKPTGKQYFPNFGCLVSALYGSRVPGVPPHLGLPVAARYTDPPGYLGTAFSAFDLKGDPSKPEMELGGLNLSQVRFENRLEMLAQLENLSRLQEIQNSQFESVDKFTDEAIAMLTSGAMQKAVNLEEEPIQTRKRYGDNIYGRRVLLARRLVEAGARFVTINQAVQGGLFGNAKTNGTWDNHGWLFDSMMTFSKPPADLPKGKRWHSYSGPGNVPQLDTSLSALLDDLDERGLLDTTLVVAMGEFGRTPKINATAGRDHYPNAGSVLMAGGPVQRGTVIGATDRKGSLPSTRPWRPEDFATSIYHALGIDAHQTYFPRLARPTPVAAGELIEGLF; encoded by the coding sequence ATGACTGAAATGACTACGGGTGGCATGTGTGCGCCACACCTGCTGAATCGACGACAGGCGATGCAGATCGGCGTCGGTCTGTTCGGCCTGAATCTGCCGCAGTTACTCCAGGCGAAACAGTCCGACGGCAAAGAATCGGGTAAGCAGGACATCTCCTGTATCTTCATCTTCCTGGCAGGCGGGCCGAGCCATTTTGAGACCTTCGATCCCAAGCCTGAAGCCCCCGCCGAAATCCGTGGTCCCTGGAAACCGATCGACACCAACGTCCCTGGAATTCAAATCTGCGAGAAGCTCCCCCTGTTGGCGCAGCGGATGGACAAGGTCGCGCTGATCCGTTCCTGGCAGGGAAAGAGCGGCTCACACAGCACCGGCTCTCAGCATGTCGCCAGTGGATTCAAACCGACGGGCAAACAGTATTTCCCCAACTTTGGTTGTCTGGTCTCGGCCCTGTACGGCAGCCGCGTTCCCGGCGTGCCTCCCCATCTGGGCCTGCCGGTCGCCGCCCGATATACCGATCCTCCCGGCTACCTGGGCACCGCTTTTTCCGCCTTCGATCTCAAAGGGGATCCCAGCAAACCGGAAATGGAACTGGGGGGCCTGAACCTGTCACAGGTCCGTTTCGAAAACCGACTGGAAATGCTCGCGCAGCTGGAAAATCTGAGCCGCCTGCAGGAGATTCAGAACTCGCAGTTCGAATCGGTCGACAAATTCACCGACGAAGCCATCGCCATGCTGACCAGCGGCGCAATGCAGAAAGCGGTTAACCTCGAAGAAGAACCGATACAGACCCGCAAGCGCTACGGCGATAACATTTACGGGCGACGCGTCCTGCTGGCCCGGCGCCTGGTGGAAGCAGGTGCCCGCTTTGTGACGATCAATCAAGCCGTCCAGGGGGGACTGTTCGGGAATGCCAAAACCAACGGCACCTGGGACAACCACGGCTGGCTCTTCGATTCGATGATGACCTTCTCCAAACCTCCCGCCGACCTGCCCAAAGGCAAACGCTGGCACAGTTACTCCGGCCCCGGAAACGTTCCTCAACTGGATACGTCACTCTCTGCCCTGCTGGATGACCTGGATGAGCGGGGACTGCTCGACACAACCCTGGTTGTCGCGATGGGTGAATTCGGACGCACACCGAAAATCAACGCCACCGCAGGCCGCGATCACTATCCGAATGCAGGTAGTGTCCTCATGGCAGGCGGACCTGTGCAACGAGGAACTGTGATTGGTGCCACCGACCGTAAAGGAAGTCTGCCCAGCACGCGTCCCTGGCGACCCGAGGACTTCGCGACATCCATTTATCACGCACTGGGCATCGACGCTCACCAGACTTATTTCCCCCGGCTCGCCCGCCCCACGCCGGTCGCTGCCGGAGAACTGATCGAAGGCCTGTTCTAA
- the argH gene encoding argininosuccinate lyase: protein MAAKAWGGRFQQQTDARVEAFTESISFDSRLAAVDIQGSQAHAQMLAKVGLITVDESRQIVETLDQIGAEIADGKFEFRFELEDIHMHIESALIERIGDIGRKLHTGRSRNDQVSTDLKLYTRGAIERVDSLLKDLQVAFVERCERDADQVLPGFTHLQRAQPVKAAHYWLAYCEKFDRDRQRLADCLTRVNVSPLGGAALAGSSLPIDRHFTAELLEFTDVARNSLDISSDRDYLAEFCFCMAMIATHLSNWAEEWIAWFSTEFGFIKLPDAFTTGSSIMPQKRNPDVLELIRGKSARPIADVQQTLVLLKGLPMAYNRDMQEDKLAMFDAYDTVAACLELAAAMVEGAELQVETINAKLEDGFLDATALMEYLIKKGTPMRTGHGIVGKLVSLCESRNIRLADLSLEELQQACPEIEDDIYQVLGARNAMAALCSFGSGGEKPVQEQTAYWREKLGL from the coding sequence GTGGCCGCAAAAGCCTGGGGAGGACGATTTCAACAGCAGACTGATGCCCGCGTTGAAGCGTTTACGGAATCAATCAGTTTTGACAGTCGGCTGGCGGCTGTCGATATCCAGGGCTCGCAGGCACACGCCCAGATGCTGGCCAAAGTGGGACTGATCACGGTTGACGAAAGCCGACAGATCGTGGAAACGCTGGATCAGATCGGTGCTGAGATCGCTGACGGGAAATTCGAATTCCGCTTTGAACTCGAAGACATCCACATGCACATCGAAAGTGCGCTGATCGAACGGATCGGCGACATCGGTCGCAAGCTGCACACCGGCCGCAGCCGGAACGATCAGGTATCGACCGACCTCAAGCTTTATACCCGGGGTGCCATCGAACGCGTTGACAGCCTGCTCAAGGATCTGCAGGTTGCCTTCGTCGAACGTTGTGAGCGTGACGCCGATCAGGTGCTGCCCGGCTTTACTCACCTGCAGCGGGCACAGCCGGTCAAAGCCGCTCATTACTGGCTGGCCTACTGCGAGAAGTTCGACCGGGATCGTCAGCGACTGGCCGACTGTCTTACCCGTGTGAATGTTTCTCCGCTGGGCGGGGCGGCACTCGCGGGAAGCTCACTGCCGATTGATCGACACTTTACCGCGGAACTGCTGGAATTCACTGACGTAGCCCGGAACAGTCTGGATATCTCGAGTGACCGCGACTACCTGGCTGAATTCTGTTTCTGCATGGCGATGATCGCTACTCATCTGAGTAACTGGGCCGAAGAATGGATCGCTTGGTTCTCGACTGAGTTCGGTTTTATCAAACTGCCTGATGCCTTCACCACTGGTTCGTCCATCATGCCACAAAAGCGGAACCCGGATGTGCTGGAACTGATCCGCGGTAAGTCGGCCCGACCGATTGCCGATGTGCAGCAGACACTGGTGCTGTTGAAAGGTCTGCCGATGGCCTACAACCGGGACATGCAGGAAGACAAGCTGGCAATGTTCGACGCTTACGACACGGTCGCTGCCTGTCTGGAACTGGCGGCTGCGATGGTCGAAGGGGCAGAACTGCAGGTCGAGACAATCAACGCCAAACTGGAAGACGGCTTCCTCGATGCGACTGCCCTGATGGAGTACCTGATCAAAAAAGGAACGCCGATGCGGACCGGGCACGGGATCGTCGGGAAACTGGTTTCGCTGTGTGAATCGCGGAATATCCGGCTGGCAGATCTGTCTCTGGAAGAACTGCAGCAGGCGTGTCCCGAGATCGAAGATGATATCTACCAGGTGCTGGGCGCCCGGAACGCAATGGCGGCACTCTGTAGCTTCGGTTCGGGGGGCGAAAAGCCGGTACAAGAGCAGACCGCTTACTGGAGAGAGAAGCTCGGTCTCTAA
- the truA gene encoding tRNA pseudouridine(38-40) synthase TruA — protein MRNIKLTLAYDGSEYAGWQVQPNGVSVQSCVEAAIEKLTQQKTGVLVAGRTDAGVHALGQVASFQTESKIPCKNIQTGLQRFLPDSICVREVAEVAPDFHATYSAVQKRYRYVIHNSSVNFPFLKRYVCEFGRPLDAEQMHVGGQHLLGKHDFRCFESHFPNKATSVRTVKELTVQRTSVWPVWGTDPGLSHSASNSSAEFITVDIVADGFLYNMVRAIVGTLFEVGVGRWAPGKVREIVESMDRSQAGATAPASGLYLVQVDYGD, from the coding sequence ATGAGAAATATCAAACTGACACTGGCTTATGACGGATCGGAATATGCGGGCTGGCAGGTCCAGCCGAACGGTGTTTCGGTACAGAGCTGTGTGGAAGCGGCGATCGAAAAGCTGACGCAGCAGAAAACCGGGGTACTGGTGGCGGGACGCACCGATGCCGGCGTGCATGCGCTGGGGCAGGTGGCCAGTTTTCAGACCGAGTCGAAGATTCCCTGCAAGAATATCCAGACGGGGCTGCAGCGGTTTCTGCCGGACAGCATTTGCGTTCGGGAAGTAGCCGAAGTTGCCCCGGACTTTCATGCAACATACTCGGCGGTACAAAAGCGGTATCGCTATGTGATTCATAACAGCAGCGTCAATTTTCCATTTCTGAAACGTTATGTCTGTGAGTTCGGGCGGCCGCTGGATGCGGAGCAGATGCATGTTGGGGGACAGCATCTCTTAGGCAAACATGATTTCCGCTGCTTTGAATCGCATTTCCCGAACAAGGCGACCAGCGTACGAACGGTGAAGGAACTGACGGTACAGCGGACTTCGGTCTGGCCGGTGTGGGGCACGGATCCCGGGCTATCACACAGTGCCTCGAATTCGTCGGCGGAGTTTATTACGGTCGATATTGTCGCGGACGGTTTTCTGTACAATATGGTGCGGGCGATTGTGGGGACCCTGTTTGAAGTGGGCGTGGGACGCTGGGCACCCGGGAAAGTACGGGAGATTGTCGAATCGATGGATCGTTCCCAGGCGGGGGCCACAGCGCCGGCAAGCGGGCTCTATCTGGTTCAGGTTGACTACGGCGACTGA
- a CDS encoding malate dehydrogenase: protein MNHPIRVAVTGAAGQIGYAMLFRLASGQIFGPDQPVILHLVEVPPVLSALDGVEMELEDCAFPTLAGVVKADSDHLEDAFADCNFVICVGSVPRKAGMERGDLIRVNGPIFTSTGQAIQNAAADDVRVLVVGNPCNTNCLIAMANAPKVPRDRWYAMTRLDENRAVTQIAKKSGQPVTAIKNMNIWGNHSATQFPDFYHATIHGNPVPEIIEDHNWLRGEFIETVQKRGAAVIQARGASSAASAANAALDTIKSIITPTPLGESFSAAVCSDGSYGVDEGLIFGYPLTSDGNTWKIVEGIEHDDFAMEKFNATLQELREERDVVRDLLPE, encoded by the coding sequence ATGAATCATCCGATTCGAGTTGCAGTTACCGGGGCAGCTGGCCAGATTGGTTACGCCATGTTATTCCGTCTGGCTTCCGGGCAGATCTTTGGCCCCGATCAGCCGGTAATCCTGCATCTGGTCGAAGTTCCTCCGGTTCTGTCCGCTCTGGACGGGGTGGAAATGGAACTGGAAGACTGTGCTTTCCCGACCCTGGCAGGTGTCGTCAAAGCAGACAGTGATCATCTGGAAGACGCATTCGCTGACTGTAACTTCGTGATCTGCGTGGGCAGTGTACCGCGTAAAGCAGGTATGGAGCGGGGCGATCTGATCCGGGTTAACGGTCCGATCTTCACCAGCACCGGACAGGCGATTCAGAACGCTGCTGCCGATGACGTGCGGGTTCTGGTTGTCGGAAACCCCTGTAATACCAACTGCCTGATCGCAATGGCCAATGCTCCCAAGGTTCCCCGCGATCGCTGGTACGCGATGACCCGTCTGGACGAAAACCGGGCCGTCACCCAGATCGCCAAAAAATCCGGTCAGCCTGTGACCGCAATCAAGAACATGAACATCTGGGGTAACCACTCCGCGACTCAGTTCCCGGACTTCTATCACGCTACTATTCACGGCAACCCGGTTCCGGAAATCATCGAAGATCACAACTGGCTGCGGGGCGAATTCATCGAAACTGTCCAGAAGCGTGGTGCGGCTGTGATCCAGGCCCGTGGTGCTTCCAGCGCCGCTTCCGCTGCGAATGCTGCCCTGGATACGATCAAGAGCATCATCACTCCTACCCCGCTGGGCGAGAGCTTCAGTGCTGCTGTCTGCAGTGATGGCAGCTACGGTGTGGATGAAGGTCTGATCTTCGGTTACCCGCTGACCAGCGACGGCAACACCTGGAAGATCGTCGAAGGCATCGAGCACGATGACTTCGCCATGGAAAAATTCAACGCGACCCTGCAGGAACTGCGGGAAGAACGGGACGTCGTTCGCGACCTGCTGCCGGAGTAA